Genomic segment of Deferribacterota bacterium:
TGGGCTTACAACCATATCACCTGTATCTAACCCTGATAAAACCTCATAATAACCATCTCCTCCCAAAACCCCTGTTTTAACTATAACTGGTTTTATGTGATTATCACCTGATTTTAGAAAGACATACTGTCTTGTCCCTGTCCTAAAGAGAGCTTCTTCAGAGACCGATATTTTTTCTCCTAAAGAATAACTAAATTTAGCATCTGCATA
This window contains:
- a CDS encoding efflux RND transporter periplasmic adaptor subunit, which produces YADAKFSYSLGEKISVSEEALFRTGTRQYVFLKSGDNHIKPVIVKTGVLGGDGYYEVLSGLDTGDMVVSPANFLIDSESRLKAVFRMVTDGHNH